A single Methanocellales archaeon DNA region contains:
- the nrdD gene encoding anaerobic ribonucleoside-triphosphate reductase, which translates to MSIEISGIEMSSKMGSIKIGSDQTRRLIQTTLEGFPAEVMPSVRTSDGHMLKWDRGAIVRQLLRESKLAEKFYGIPPIDEETATKVAKEAEKRIRYMGVEFLSGPLVREIVNVILLEDHHIEWRNISTRVGTPVYDAHMIDVGDGFESNENANLQDNAETSHKKKADKISKEQYLLSLPPRLADAHIKGDIHIHDLEYLGTRSFCQDWDLRYFFYYGLMPDGSGTKASVAGPAKKAEVAVLHAVKALGSAQTNFAGGQGFYNFLTFIAPYFEGLSYDEIEQLMQMFVYEMTQMMVARGGQLVFSSVQLTPGVPKIWRDKPVVYKGKIWNGEHAPLRTYGEFEREVRMAFKALMNVMLQGDYWGKPFNFPKPEISIEPDFMVEDEEFNRTHPELPTYDELYDLAFELAAKFGTPYFDNQLPEYRGAGKGISCYQCCAYQFSSSPDDEEFESKLLFKNGRHFSMGGWQVVSVNCPRAAFRAEHDDKRLYKELKRLMDVSVELFKVKKRWMDIIIRNNRMPFVTQRPKDPITGEKGDIAAYISDLVYIIGVVGINEMVQHHLGMQLHESPDAKKLAIRAMTEMDLYAKELSQKHNMNIVLARTPAESCAQKFAVADILHDEFAPLAANVVKGDQKNAKSLAKETRDLPIYYTNGIHVFPGASISLIDRIKIEHTFFPIVDGGNILHIFMGEAAPDPRGLKALAMNIAKNTQAGYFAFTKDMTVCMDDFHVASGLLDECPNCSSKNVEHLSRVTGYLQAVSGWNAAKQQELKDRKRYGAAEMS; encoded by the coding sequence ATGAGCATAGAGATAAGTGGCATAGAGATGAGCAGTAAGATGGGTAGTATAAAGATAGGTAGTGATCAGACACGCAGATTGATACAAACCACTCTGGAAGGTTTTCCTGCAGAAGTGATGCCCAGTGTAAGAACATCCGATGGGCATATGCTAAAGTGGGACAGGGGAGCAATAGTGAGGCAACTGCTGAGGGAGAGCAAACTTGCTGAGAAGTTCTATGGTATCCCTCCAATCGACGAGGAGACGGCTACGAAAGTTGCAAAGGAGGCAGAAAAACGGATAAGATACATGGGCGTGGAATTTCTGTCCGGTCCCTTGGTAAGGGAAATTGTAAACGTCATACTGCTGGAGGATCATCATATTGAGTGGCGAAATATTTCCACGCGCGTAGGTACACCTGTATATGATGCGCACATGATTGACGTGGGCGATGGTTTTGAATCGAATGAGAATGCAAACCTACAGGATAATGCAGAGACTTCTCATAAGAAGAAGGCCGACAAGATATCCAAGGAGCAATATCTTTTATCACTTCCACCACGGTTAGCTGACGCACATATAAAGGGGGACATCCATATTCATGATTTAGAGTATCTGGGCACGAGAAGCTTTTGTCAAGACTGGGATTTGCGATACTTTTTTTATTATGGTTTGATGCCAGATGGCTCAGGAACGAAAGCAAGCGTTGCAGGTCCAGCGAAAAAGGCAGAGGTAGCTGTATTACATGCCGTCAAAGCGCTGGGCAGCGCGCAGACGAACTTTGCAGGAGGTCAGGGGTTCTACAATTTCCTAACCTTCATAGCGCCCTATTTTGAGGGGCTGAGCTATGATGAAATCGAGCAGCTTATGCAGATGTTCGTATACGAAATGACTCAGATGATGGTGGCCAGGGGGGGGCAACTGGTTTTCAGCAGCGTGCAGCTAACGCCTGGAGTTCCCAAGATATGGAGGGACAAGCCCGTGGTATATAAAGGGAAAATATGGAACGGGGAGCATGCCCCACTGAGGACCTACGGCGAGTTTGAACGGGAAGTGCGCATGGCTTTCAAAGCTTTGATGAATGTCATGCTCCAAGGGGATTACTGGGGCAAGCCGTTCAACTTCCCAAAGCCTGAGATCTCCATCGAGCCAGATTTCATGGTTGAAGACGAGGAGTTTAACAGAACACATCCAGAACTACCAACCTATGATGAGTTATATGATCTTGCTTTTGAGCTGGCAGCCAAATTTGGCACCCCCTACTTTGACAACCAGCTACCGGAATACAGGGGCGCAGGAAAGGGTATTTCATGTTATCAGTGCTGCGCCTATCAATTTTCATCATCACCAGATGACGAGGAATTTGAGAGTAAGCTTCTTTTCAAAAACGGCAGGCACTTCTCCATGGGCGGATGGCAGGTCGTTTCGGTCAATTGTCCTAGAGCCGCTTTTAGGGCAGAACATGATGATAAGCGCTTGTATAAGGAGCTGAAACGGCTGATGGATGTCTCTGTAGAGCTTTTCAAGGTAAAGAAAAGGTGGATGGACATCATCATCAGGAATAACAGGATGCCTTTTGTCACACAAAGGCCAAAGGACCCCATTACCGGTGAAAAAGGAGACATAGCCGCTTATATATCCGATCTGGTTTACATCATTGGCGTTGTTGGAATCAATGAGATGGTTCAGCACCATCTTGGCATGCAATTGCATGAATCCCCAGATGCGAAGAAACTCGCCATCAGGGCGATGACAGAAATGGACCTCTATGCCAAGGAGCTGAGCCAAAAACACAACATGAATATCGTATTAGCAAGAACGCCAGCAGAATCATGTGCGCAAAAGTTTGCAGTAGCAGATATCCTGCACGATGAGTTCGCACCTTTGGCGGCCAATGTCGTCAAAGGCGATCAGAAGAATGCAAAATCTCTGGCGAAAGAGACGAGAGACCTACCAATCTACTATACCAACGGGATCCATGTTTTTCCAGGAGCGAGCATCTCTCTCATCGATAGGATAAAAATCGAGCATACGTTCTTCCCAATCGTGGATGGGGGCAATATTCTTCATATATTCATGGGCGAGGCCGCTCCTGACCCGAGAGGTTTGAAAGCTCTTGCCATGAATATTGCTAAAAATACGCAAGCAGGCTATTTTGCATTTACGAAGGACATGACCGTATGTATGGATGATTTTCATGTCGCTTCTGGGCTGCTCGATGAATGCCCCAATTGCTCTTCTAAGAACGTCGAGCATCTGTCAAGGGTAACTGGTTACCTCCAAGCCGTCAGCGGATGGAATGCTGCTAAACAGCAGGAGTTAAAGGATAGGAAAAGGTATGGCGCCGCGGAGATGAGCTGA
- a CDS encoding glutaredoxin domain-containing protein: MISEVKVYTTKTCPRCEQLKSLLKSYSIEYEEMDMATPEALTELRMREVFTISAPVLQIDDSFITSKDLFDENGVRREKVLEMLR; this comes from the coding sequence ATGATTTCTGAAGTGAAAGTTTATACCACTAAGACGTGCCCAAGATGTGAGCAGCTAAAGAGCCTGCTAAAATCCTATAGCATAGAATACGAAGAGATGGACATGGCCACTCCTGAAGCACTGACAGAGTTGAGGATGAGAGAGGTCTTCACCATAAGTGCACCGGTGCTGCAGATAGATGACTCTTTCATTACATCAAAAGATTTGTTTGACGAAAATGGTGTAAGGCGTGAGAAAGTCTTAGAGATGTTAAGGTAA
- the thpR gene encoding RNA 2',3'-cyclic phosphodiesterase produces the protein MIRTFIAVDLSNEIKERIKDIHQQFVGYAVRSVDPDLAHITIKFLGDIPEDKVGPIKDALGRIHCSPFDIDIEGIGVFPNLGYIRIIWVSAKGDFKELHQGVEAALNPLGFPPDNRKFTAHATLARVKNIPKEQKKSLASKISQLSDAKLGRMKVDCIRFKKSTLTPKGPIYDTLHEVRL, from the coding sequence ATGATCAGGACGTTTATTGCGGTAGATCTATCTAACGAGATTAAGGAAAGGATAAAGGACATCCATCAACAGTTTGTTGGTTATGCTGTAAGATCGGTCGATCCTGACTTGGCCCACATCACAATCAAGTTTTTGGGAGATATACCTGAGGACAAAGTCGGGCCGATCAAGGATGCGCTTGGTAGGATACATTGCTCTCCTTTTGACATCGACATCGAGGGCATAGGAGTCTTTCCTAACCTGGGTTATATCCGCATAATTTGGGTTAGCGCCAAAGGTGATTTTAAAGAGTTACATCAAGGGGTGGAGGCAGCGCTGAATCCCTTGGGGTTCCCTCCTGACAATAGGAAGTTTACGGCTCATGCAACGTTGGCCAGGGTAAAAAATATACCTAAAGAACAGAAAAAATCCTTGGCCAGCAAGATATCGCAACTGTCGGACGCCAAGCTTGGAAGGATGAAGGTCGATTGTATCAGGTTTAAGAAAAGCACGTTGACGCCAAAAGGCCCCATCTATGACACCTTGCACGAAGTGAGATTGTGA
- the cca gene encoding CCA tRNA nucleotidyltransferase, whose product MIADICAQVLDRITPSESDEKALDELTVRIIAHIDRVADELNIDAHGLLVGSVARDTWIVGEKDVDIFITFPEEISREDLESIGLQIAKKVATDHEERYAEHPYIRALYGGYNVDIVPCFRVSDPSSIKSAVDRTPFHNKYLRTRIKGLEGQVRLLKQFMKGVGVYGSELRTKGFSGYLCELLVLKYGSFLGVLESASDWKRGVVIDLEGHGTLRHEDPLVIIDPVDPSRNVAAAVSLDNFCMFIDASREFLKEPSINFFFPPPMEPITDDEIAKEIQARKTDLFAIVFQTPNVVEDILYPQLYKAVKSVEELLHRNDFRVFRGDIWSGAQSVILLEMEVAKLPNIKKHIGPPVESSVHSEKFKAKYANPYIKDGRYVAEIPRKYTKAKDLLLSQLNTCGLGKNVSEAIGTGYKVLKNRQIAQIEDREFRIFLRKFFKS is encoded by the coding sequence GTGATCGCTGACATCTGCGCTCAGGTTCTGGATAGAATTACACCTAGCGAGAGCGATGAAAAAGCCTTGGATGAGTTGACCGTTCGCATAATCGCTCATATCGATCGGGTTGCTGACGAACTTAATATAGATGCTCATGGGTTACTGGTCGGCTCAGTTGCGAGAGACACGTGGATAGTCGGGGAAAAAGATGTCGACATATTCATAACCTTTCCGGAGGAAATTTCGCGCGAGGATCTTGAGTCTATCGGACTTCAGATAGCCAAGAAAGTTGCGACTGACCATGAGGAGCGATATGCTGAGCACCCGTATATTCGCGCGTTATATGGCGGTTATAATGTCGACATAGTCCCCTGCTTCAGGGTCTCCGACCCTTCATCGATCAAGTCTGCCGTGGACCGGACGCCCTTTCATAACAAATACCTGCGAACAAGGATCAAGGGGCTTGAGGGTCAGGTGCGCCTGCTCAAACAGTTCATGAAAGGCGTTGGGGTCTATGGGTCTGAACTCCGCACAAAAGGTTTTTCCGGGTATCTATGCGAATTGCTGGTCCTGAAATATGGGTCTTTCCTGGGCGTGCTCGAAAGCGCAAGTGACTGGAAGAGAGGAGTTGTCATCGATTTGGAAGGTCACGGGACGCTCCGGCATGAGGATCCGCTAGTAATCATCGATCCTGTCGATCCTTCCAGGAACGTTGCTGCAGCGGTTTCACTGGACAATTTTTGCATGTTTATCGATGCATCTCGCGAGTTTCTCAAAGAGCCGAGCATCAATTTCTTTTTTCCCCCACCAATGGAGCCTATTACTGACGACGAGATCGCCAAAGAAATTCAGGCCAGGAAAACCGACTTGTTTGCCATCGTATTCCAGACGCCCAACGTTGTAGAGGACATCCTCTATCCGCAGTTATACAAGGCGGTTAAGTCGGTGGAAGAACTGCTCCATAGGAATGACTTCAGGGTGTTTAGAGGCGATATCTGGTCGGGCGCGCAGTCTGTTATCCTACTGGAGATGGAAGTGGCCAAGCTGCCGAACATTAAAAAGCACATTGGTCCGCCGGTTGAGTCCTCGGTCCACTCAGAGAAATTTAAAGCGAAGTATGCCAACCCATACATAAAAGATGGGAGATACGTCGCAGAAATCCCCAGGAAGTATACGAAGGCAAAGGATTTGCTGCTCTCCCAATTGAATACGTGCGGCTTGGGAAAGAATGTATCTGAGGCGATTGGAACTGGTTATAAAGTGCTAAAGAACAGGCAGATCGCCCAAATAGAGGATAGGGAATTCAGGATTTTTCTGAGGAAGTTTTTCAAAAGCTGA
- a CDS encoding SIMPL domain-containing protein (The SIMPL domain is named for its presence in mouse protein SIMPL (signalling molecule that associates with mouse pelle-like kinase). Bacterial member BP26, from Brucella, was shown to assemble into a channel-like structure, while YggE from E. coli has been associated with resistance to oxidative stress.), protein MTGSYTLYASPDEANFNIEVETQARTAIDAQDENAVKMDSVKKALLNEGLKTSEIVRSSYSVRPMYNYSGGINEIVGYTATHSLTIKTTSIDSVGEYIDVAVRAGANDVGGISFGLSDEKEAELRASALKFAAESASTKAKSMAAGAGVKLGEIVQISEGYVGYSPVYRSVAEQMPVPAPAAAPKTSIEPGTVELSASISVTYKIG, encoded by the coding sequence GTGACGGGATCGTATACACTCTACGCGAGTCCAGACGAAGCGAACTTTAACATTGAAGTGGAGACCCAAGCAAGAACAGCAATTGATGCTCAAGATGAAAATGCGGTGAAGATGGATTCCGTTAAAAAAGCACTCTTGAATGAGGGCCTGAAAACGTCGGAGATAGTGAGATCAAGCTACAGCGTTCGCCCAATGTACAACTACTCCGGCGGCATCAACGAGATTGTGGGCTACACCGCAACGCACAGCCTCACCATAAAGACAACCAGCATAGACTCGGTTGGAGAATACATAGATGTGGCTGTAAGGGCCGGAGCCAATGATGTCGGCGGCATATCTTTTGGCCTGAGCGATGAAAAGGAGGCTGAACTGCGCGCAAGCGCTTTGAAGTTCGCCGCAGAGTCGGCAAGTACAAAGGCGAAATCAATGGCAGCTGGCGCCGGAGTGAAGCTCGGCGAGATAGTACAGATATCGGAAGGATATGTGGGTTACAGCCCTGTTTACAGGAGTGTGGCAGAGCAGATGCCTGTTCCTGCCCCTGCTGCTGCCCCTAAAACGAGCATAGAGCCCGGAACGGTGGAGCTTAGCGCGAGCATTTCGGTCACTTACAAGATAGGATAG